The proteins below come from a single Halobacillus salinarum genomic window:
- a CDS encoding protein-glutamine gamma-glutamyltransferase, with amino-acid sequence MIQVSGRPFQPSDSWKTNKVDSDIIEALQKSPNVYAYYSEQGLLFEIKARRNIVESAKAMDAGESVFATFKNARCNSEYWNLTEAGGFLLKRDAQPGNAVQDIFTNSDLYRFECATACVILLYDGLLQTIGSPSFNYLFPSIYLYSWYSDDDLGLHTFYSDHSIPGDVVYFMNPDVDASTPWFRGVNAIAMGNDHYFGHGFGIRTDDEIIEVLNEKRKAGSQQSAYLTSLITRPSFQQLGAYTAQGRSAQKTAPPLVHHNRNSISFMHYLYVLRIQFKI; translated from the coding sequence AGTATCAGGGAGGCCTTTTCAACCAAGTGACTCATGGAAAACGAATAAAGTGGACAGTGATATCATTGAAGCTTTGCAGAAGTCTCCGAACGTCTACGCCTATTATTCAGAGCAGGGTCTTTTGTTTGAAATAAAAGCGAGAAGAAACATTGTCGAGAGCGCAAAAGCGATGGATGCAGGGGAGTCGGTCTTTGCCACCTTCAAGAATGCCCGGTGCAACTCAGAGTATTGGAATTTAACTGAAGCTGGCGGGTTTCTATTAAAGCGTGATGCCCAACCCGGAAATGCAGTTCAGGATATTTTCACGAACAGCGATCTCTACCGGTTCGAATGCGCGACCGCTTGCGTCATCCTTTTATACGACGGCCTTTTACAGACGATAGGAAGCCCATCCTTTAACTACCTCTTCCCAAGCATTTATTTATACAGCTGGTACAGCGATGATGATCTAGGACTGCATACGTTTTATTCCGATCATTCTATCCCTGGGGATGTCGTCTATTTTATGAATCCGGACGTGGATGCCTCGACCCCATGGTTTAGAGGAGTCAATGCAATAGCCATGGGAAATGATCATTATTTTGGCCATGGATTCGGTATTCGAACAGATGACGAAATCATTGAAGTGCTCAATGAAAAAAGAAAAGCGGGCAGCCAGCAATCTGCCTATTTAACCAGTCTGATCACAAGACCATCCTTCCAGCAATTAGGTGCGTACACCGCACAAGGAAGAAGCGCTCAAAAAACGGCTCCACCGCTCGTTCACCATAACAGGAACTCCATCTCGTTCATGCATTATTTGTATGTGCTCCGTATTCAGTTCAAAATTTGA